A single window of [Clostridium] hylemonae DSM 15053 DNA harbors:
- the minC gene encoding septum site-determining protein MinC, translated as MKDPVLIKSNKYGITIRLDGEMPYRDLLPEVKTRFESAAHFFNNAQMAVEFEGRTFTEDEERLLIETIEDAAGIHILCVIEKNTYTEQMHKRMLDESLSEIHERDGQFYRGTLRGRQILESETSIVIIGDVEEGAKVAAKGNVVVIGTIYGTVIAGAAGDDSAVIAALHMSPKRLRIGDIEVKPNVGGSLSWAKLS; from the coding sequence GTGAAAGACCCGGTTCTCATTAAGAGTAATAAATACGGCATCACGATCCGCCTAGACGGGGAGATGCCTTACAGAGATTTGTTACCGGAAGTCAAGACCAGATTCGAGTCTGCCGCGCATTTTTTCAACAATGCACAGATGGCAGTAGAATTTGAAGGACGGACATTTACGGAAGATGAGGAGCGTCTTCTCATAGAGACGATCGAGGACGCTGCGGGAATACACATACTTTGCGTTATCGAGAAAAACACGTACACGGAGCAGATGCACAAAAGAATGCTGGATGAGAGCCTTTCTGAGATCCATGAAAGAGACGGCCAGTTCTATAGAGGTACACTTAGAGGAAGACAGATCTTAGAATCTGAGACGAGCATCGTCATCATCGGGGATGTAGAAGAAGGTGCAAAGGTGGCCGCCAAAGGCAACGTGGTGGTCATCGGCACGATATACGGCACAGTGATAGCAGGTGCCGCGGGTGATGACAGCGCAGTCATAGCAGCACTCCATATGAGCCCCAAAAGGCTTCGCATTGGAGATATTGAAGTAAAACCGAATGTAGGAGGAAGTTTATCATGGGCGAAGTTATCGTAA
- the minD gene encoding septum site-determining protein MinD, translating to MGEVIVITSGKGGVGKTTTTANIGAGLSQFDKKVIVIDTDLGLRNLDVVMGLENQIVYNLVDVIEGTCRLKQALIRDKRYENLWLLPSAQTKDKTAISPGQMKKLTSELKEEFDYILLDCPAGIEQGFQNAITGADRAIVVTTPEVSAIRDADRIIGLLENNGLKQVELIINRIRMDMVKRGDMMSVDDVTEILSVPLIGALPDDEHVVIGTNQGEPVIGIDSKAGRAYLNICKRIMGIEVPFMDLNTESGFFTKLSHLFKKD from the coding sequence ATGGGCGAAGTTATCGTAATCACATCAGGAAAAGGCGGGGTCGGAAAGACCACAACAACGGCAAATATTGGAGCTGGATTGTCCCAGTTCGATAAAAAGGTCATAGTGATCGACACAGATCTGGGGCTCAGGAACCTGGATGTTGTCATGGGACTGGAGAATCAGATCGTATATAATCTGGTGGACGTGATCGAGGGCACGTGCAGGCTGAAGCAGGCACTCATAAGAGATAAACGGTATGAAAATCTCTGGCTGCTCCCGTCGGCGCAGACAAAGGACAAGACTGCCATATCACCGGGGCAGATGAAGAAGCTGACATCTGAGCTCAAAGAAGAATTTGATTACATACTTCTGGACTGTCCCGCAGGAATCGAACAGGGATTCCAGAATGCCATTACAGGCGCGGACCGCGCGATCGTAGTGACGACACCGGAAGTATCTGCCATCAGAGACGCCGACAGGATCATCGGGCTGCTGGAGAACAACGGACTGAAGCAGGTAGAGCTCATCATTAACCGCATTCGTATGGATATGGTCAAAAGAGGCGACATGATGTCCGTGGATGACGTCACGGAAATCCTGTCGGTGCCTCTCATCGGAGCGCTACCCGATGATGAACATGTTGTGATCGGCACAAATCAGGGGGAGCCGGTCATCGGTATTGACTCAAAAGCGGGCAGGGCATATCTCAATATATGCAAGAGGATCATGGGAATAGAAGTACCTTTTATGGATTTGAATACAGAATCGGGATTCTTCACTAAACTTTCACATTTATTCAAGAAAGATTAG
- a CDS encoding cell division topological specificity factor MinE, protein MLKKSSVSIAKNRLKVLVTSDRVQCAPAAYDNICRELYKALSKYMELTEDEFDVEITRTRILIKIAGEET, encoded by the coding sequence ATGTTAAAAAAATCTTCTGTCTCAATAGCCAAGAACCGGCTGAAAGTGCTTGTCACCTCAGACCGTGTACAATGCGCGCCGGCCGCATACGATAATATCTGCCGGGAATTATACAAAGCGTTGTCCAAGTATATGGAACTTACAGAAGATGAATTTGATGTAGAGATAACAAGAACTCGCATATTGATCAAAATAGCAGGAGAAGAGACGTGA
- a CDS encoding FtsW/RodA/SpoVE family cell cycle protein, with protein MKLPRFTKPYRLKDYKFTLVISVLALSVLGVLVVGSANESYQNKQIVGLVFGLAVMAVVSLIDYVWVLNMYWLIYGFSILSLLLVLFIGDEVNGATRWINLGFTTFQPSELAKILLILFFAKFIMKHEEDINYKWTIIKYAVLAGIPLALIIVEPNLSTTICTALVICLLIYIGGLSYKFIGTVLLILIPAAIIFLSIVVQPDQKILKDYQQERILAFLEPEKYASDGAYQQNNSEMAIGSGQLTGKGLNNNTTTSVKNGNFILEPQTDFIFAIVGEELGFVGSCVVIALILIIVIQCILIGLRSQDMAGKIICCGIGGLIGFQSFINIGVATKVLPNTGVPLPFVSYGLTSLVSLYIGIGFVLNVGLQPKKYQ; from the coding sequence GTGAAATTACCCAGATTTACAAAACCGTACCGGTTAAAAGATTACAAGTTCACATTAGTCATATCCGTACTGGCCCTGTCAGTGCTCGGCGTTCTCGTAGTCGGCAGCGCCAATGAATCTTATCAGAACAAGCAGATAGTCGGCCTTGTGTTCGGACTGGCCGTCATGGCTGTCGTATCTCTGATCGACTATGTATGGGTGCTGAATATGTACTGGCTCATCTATGGGTTCTCTATACTGAGCCTCCTGCTCGTGCTGTTCATCGGGGATGAAGTCAACGGGGCGACCCGCTGGATCAACCTCGGATTTACGACATTTCAGCCTTCGGAGCTGGCGAAAATACTGCTTATTCTCTTTTTTGCCAAGTTTATCATGAAGCATGAGGAGGACATCAATTATAAGTGGACGATCATAAAGTATGCGGTGCTGGCCGGAATACCGCTGGCGCTGATCATTGTGGAGCCGAACCTTTCCACGACGATCTGTACGGCGCTTGTGATCTGCCTGCTCATCTATATCGGCGGGCTGAGCTATAAATTTATCGGTACGGTGCTGCTCATACTCATACCCGCCGCGATCATATTTCTCAGTATCGTTGTACAGCCGGACCAGAAGATTCTGAAAGATTATCAGCAGGAGCGTATCCTCGCCTTTCTCGAACCGGAGAAATATGCAAGTGACGGCGCGTACCAGCAGAATAACTCCGAGATGGCTATCGGTTCCGGACAACTGACGGGTAAGGGGCTTAATAACAACACGACGACATCGGTTAAAAACGGAAACTTCATTCTGGAGCCTCAGACAGACTTTATATTTGCTATTGTGGGGGAGGAATTAGGGTTTGTAGGTTCTTGTGTTGTTATTGCACTAATATTAATAATTGTGATACAATGTATACTGATAGGGCTTCGATCGCAGGATATGGCGGGGAAGATCATATGCTGCGGCATCGGAGGACTCATCGGGTTTCAGAGCTTCATCAATATCGGGGTCGCGACTAAGGTGCTTCCGAATACAGGAGTTCCGCTGCCGTTTGTAAGTTACGGACTGACATCTCTCGTCAGTTTATATATCGGTATTGGATTTGTTTTAAATGTAGGTCTACAGCCGAAAAAATATCAATAA
- a CDS encoding methylglyoxal synthase: MNIGLIAHDSKKTLMQNFCIAYRGILSKHELFATGTTGRLIEEVTNLNIHKYLAGPLGGMQQLGAQIGQNDIDALIFLRDPLTPKPHEPDVNDVVQLCDMHNIPMATNLATAEMIILAIDRGDLDWREMYR; this comes from the coding sequence ATGAATATAGGCCTGATTGCACATGATTCCAAGAAGACGCTGATGCAGAACTTCTGTATCGCTTACAGGGGAATTTTAAGCAAGCATGAATTGTTTGCCACCGGAACGACCGGACGTCTCATCGAAGAGGTGACAAACCTGAATATCCACAAATATCTTGCGGGTCCTCTTGGAGGTATGCAGCAGCTGGGAGCACAGATAGGGCAGAATGATATCGACGCGCTTATTTTTCTCAGAGATCCGCTGACCCCAAAACCGCACGAGCCGGATGTCAATGACGTCGTACAGCTCTGTGACATGCACAATATACCGATGGCCACAAATCTGGCCACCGCGGAGATGATCATTCTAGCAATTGACAGAGGGGACTTGGATTGGCGTGAAATGTACCGTTAA
- a CDS encoding D-alanyl-D-alanine carboxypeptidase family protein, translating into MAGALLTGCSLLGAQDVAAGYEAEQYNKSIYKAGLFAEDLCVTAKDVPLADAPDTGSLSAAALFDVDKSDVDFAYNVHERLYPASTTKIMTALVAIKNADLSDVVTVGADADESSFAADEQTCGLKAGDRLTLEALLNGLLLYSGNDNAVAIADYVGGSMEGFAEMMNEEAARLMATESHFLNSNGLHNEDHYTTAYDLYLIFNECIKHEEFLDIIRAKSYTADITGADGNKRQITWEPTSFYALGEAALPQNATIIGGKTGTTKEAGNCLILLSEDGQSRPFISIVMGADTKAILYEDMTGLIEAIPADK; encoded by the coding sequence ATGGCAGGCGCGCTTCTTACGGGCTGCTCTCTGCTTGGCGCTCAGGATGTGGCTGCCGGTTATGAGGCGGAACAATATAATAAAAGTATATATAAAGCAGGCCTTTTTGCGGAAGACTTGTGTGTCACTGCAAAGGATGTTCCCCTTGCGGACGCACCGGATACAGGCTCGTTATCTGCGGCGGCTCTGTTCGATGTGGATAAGAGTGACGTTGACTTTGCCTATAATGTACACGAGAGGCTGTATCCTGCAAGCACGACCAAGATCATGACAGCGCTCGTGGCGATCAAAAACGCGGACCTATCCGATGTCGTTACGGTCGGCGCGGATGCGGATGAGAGCAGTTTTGCGGCAGATGAGCAGACGTGCGGCCTGAAGGCGGGCGACAGGCTGACGCTTGAGGCTCTGCTGAACGGACTTCTTCTGTATTCCGGGAATGACAATGCTGTGGCGATCGCAGACTATGTAGGCGGAAGTATGGAAGGGTTTGCAGAAATGATGAACGAGGAAGCCGCCCGGCTTATGGCGACGGAGAGTCATTTTTTGAATTCCAACGGGCTCCATAACGAAGACCACTATACGACCGCATATGATCTGTATCTTATTTTTAACGAATGTATCAAGCATGAAGAATTTCTGGATATCATAAGAGCAAAATCTTACACTGCCGATATTACCGGGGCAGACGGGAATAAACGCCAGATCACATGGGAGCCGACGAGCTTTTATGCACTCGGTGAGGCGGCGCTGCCGCAGAATGCGACGATAATCGGCGGCAAGACCGGCACAACAAAAGAAGCCGGCAACTGCCTCATACTTCTGTCGGAAGACGGGCAGAGCAGGCCATTTATTTCCATTGTCATGGGTGCGGACACCAAAGCGATATTGTATGAAGATATGACCGGGCTTATTGAAGCGATCCCGGCAGATAAATAA
- a CDS encoding DUF378 domain-containing protein: MKWFDNTALTLVIIGAINWLLVGIFRFDLVAFLFGNLSWLSRIIYTIVGLCGLYLISLYGRISNTPGSRS; this comes from the coding sequence ATGAAATGGTTTGACAATACCGCTCTGACACTTGTCATCATAGGTGCAATTAACTGGCTTCTGGTCGGAATCTTCAGATTCGACCTCGTAGCTTTTCTGTTTGGTAATCTCTCCTGGCTGTCACGAATCATCTACACAATCGTAGGTTTATGCGGCTTATACCTCATCAGCCTTTACGGCAGAATTTCCAACACACCAGGCAGCCGTTCATAA
- a CDS encoding TIGR01212 family radical SAM protein (This family includes YhcC from E. coli K-12, an uncharacterized radical SAM protein.), with translation MGPNMYYYPYSEFLKNKYGEKVYKLPVNLPVTCPNRIAGRGCIFCAEPGTGFEAMDAQVPVAEQIIRTKEHISKKYKARLFIAYFQNYTNTFLPPESFRAYVTEAAKIKDIVEIAVSTRPDCITEEYLDILQKVSREHQVEITVELGLQTVNYHTLEKIGRGHTLAAFIDAVLMIRSYGFDICTHVILNLPWDDRSDCLETARVLSALKVNAVKIHSLYVAKNTPLCEAYENGTITLCSKEEYMERLICFLELLDPDMAVERLFSRIPEKDAVFCNWGMSWWKLKDELTKEMERRGTYQGRTYGYLHGAALHTLRDIR, from the coding sequence ATGGGACCGAACATGTATTATTATCCATATTCAGAATTTTTAAAAAATAAATATGGTGAGAAGGTGTATAAGCTTCCGGTAAACCTCCCGGTCACGTGCCCGAACCGCATTGCGGGCAGAGGGTGCATTTTCTGTGCCGAGCCGGGTACGGGCTTTGAAGCGATGGATGCGCAGGTACCGGTAGCAGAGCAGATAATCCGCACGAAGGAGCATATTTCCAAAAAATATAAAGCCCGTCTGTTTATTGCATATTTCCAGAACTACACAAATACGTTCCTGCCGCCGGAATCCTTCCGCGCTTATGTGACCGAGGCGGCTAAGATAAAAGATATCGTTGAGATCGCGGTCTCTACGAGACCGGACTGTATCACGGAAGAATATCTGGACATCCTGCAGAAGGTCAGCAGAGAGCATCAGGTCGAGATCACGGTGGAACTCGGCCTCCAGACCGTCAATTATCATACGCTTGAAAAGATCGGGCGGGGGCATACGCTTGCGGCGTTTATAGACGCGGTGCTCATGATCCGCTCTTACGGCTTTGACATATGCACCCATGTCATCTTAAATCTGCCGTGGGATGACAGGAGCGACTGTCTGGAAACAGCGAGGGTATTGTCAGCGCTTAAGGTCAATGCGGTGAAGATACATTCTCTTTATGTGGCAAAAAACACACCATTGTGCGAAGCCTATGAAAATGGTACAATAACTCTATGCTCAAAAGAAGAGTATATGGAACGGCTTATATGTTTCCTTGAGCTTTTGGATCCAGATATGGCCGTGGAACGGCTTTTCAGCCGCATTCCCGAAAAAGACGCAGTGTTCTGCAACTGGGGGATGAGCTGGTGGAAGCTGAAGGACGAGCTGACAAAAGAGATGGAGCGGCGGGGGACATATCAGGGAAGAACGTATGGGTATCTCCACGGAGCGGCTTTACATACATTAAGAGATATACGATAG
- a CDS encoding HlyD family efflux transporter periplasmic adaptor subunit, which yields MAGNDLTNIQVYRKKWNINIGVIIFGVIFIYLAVTVLIYLTDKKVSAYEVREGSILKDTAYTGFIVRQEEVVNAEGDGYINYFAPEGAKVGARTDVYTLSPGKLDFDEPDSGEATELTAEEQAAMLVKTQSFSENFNESQYSDVYTLKNNISAVLESKSSQSRQSQLDAMISEGKEGLQVYPASDDGIVIYSTDGYEGLELKDVTKDMVEKKDYERKSIKNNTKVRSGEPVYKLITDDAWTLAVVLEDETAQELAETKRVKVRFTKDNETTTAGFAVYNTKDYNIGFLTFTSSMIRYAQERYLDIELILEDESGLKIPKSSVVKKKFYTVPEDYLTQGGNSRDTGVLIDTGRDNAEFQKADVYYRDSETGMVYLNPDAFEEDTVLIRPDSNDTYRLKDTKSLKGVYNINKGYAIFKQIKILCESDEYYIVESGNNYGLANYDHIALDGSSVRENKVVF from the coding sequence GTGGCGGGAAACGATTTGACCAACATACAGGTCTACCGGAAAAAATGGAATATCAATATAGGGGTCATCATATTCGGCGTTATTTTCATCTATCTGGCCGTGACCGTGCTCATTTACCTCACGGACAAGAAAGTGTCCGCTTATGAAGTGCGGGAGGGCTCCATATTAAAAGATACAGCTTATACAGGATTTATCGTCAGACAGGAAGAGGTTGTGAATGCCGAGGGGGACGGCTACATCAATTATTTTGCGCCGGAAGGGGCGAAAGTCGGAGCAAGGACAGATGTATATACACTTTCTCCGGGCAAGCTTGACTTTGATGAGCCGGACAGTGGGGAAGCCACTGAGCTTACGGCAGAAGAACAGGCCGCCATGCTTGTAAAGACACAGTCTTTCAGCGAAAATTTTAATGAGAGCCAGTACAGTGATGTCTACACATTAAAAAATAATATATCTGCCGTGCTGGAGAGCAAATCAAGCCAGAGCAGGCAGTCGCAGCTTGACGCCATGATAAGCGAAGGGAAAGAGGGGCTTCAGGTGTACCCGGCGTCCGACGACGGGATCGTCATCTACTCCACAGACGGTTATGAAGGGCTTGAGCTGAAAGATGTGACAAAAGATATGGTGGAGAAGAAAGATTATGAAAGGAAAAGCATAAAGAACAATACGAAAGTCAGGTCGGGAGAGCCGGTATATAAGCTGATCACCGATGATGCCTGGACGCTTGCGGTCGTTCTCGAGGATGAAACGGCCCAGGAGCTGGCGGAGACAAAGCGGGTAAAAGTCCGGTTTACGAAAGACAACGAGACGACGACCGCCGGATTTGCAGTATATAATACGAAAGATTACAATATTGGATTTCTGACTTTTACGAGTTCCATGATCCGTTATGCGCAGGAGCGTTACCTGGATATAGAACTCATACTGGAGGATGAATCCGGTCTGAAGATACCGAAATCTTCCGTTGTAAAGAAAAAATTCTATACGGTACCTGAGGATTATCTGACGCAGGGGGGAAACAGCAGGGATACAGGAGTGCTCATTGATACCGGCAGGGACAATGCCGAGTTTCAGAAAGCGGATGTCTATTACAGAGACAGTGAAACAGGGATGGTCTATCTGAACCCGGACGCCTTTGAGGAGGATACGGTTTTGATCAGGCCAGATTCAAATGATACATACAGGCTCAAAGATACGAAGAGTCTGAAAGGTGTGTATAACATCAATAAAGGCTACGCCATTTTCAAACAGATCAAAATACTGTGTGAGAGTGACGAGTATTATATAGTAGAATCCGGAAACAATTACGGACTGGCCAATTATGACCATATCGCTCTGGACGGCAGTTCCGTAAGAGAGAATAAGGTTGTATTTTAA
- a CDS encoding YggS family pyridoxal phosphate-dependent enzyme, with translation MMKEKLENVEERIRAACERAGRNRSEVTLIAVSKTKPVETLREAYGLGVRVFGENKVQELVDKYGALPEDIHWHMIGHLQRNKVKYIIDKAELIHSVDSLRLAETIEKEAEKHNITANILIEVNVAREESKFGVMPEELDEIVEKIAGFNHLNVKGLMTIAPYVENPEENRAVFARLRKLSVDIASKNVDNMNMSILSMGMTNDYEVAVEEGATMVRVGTGIFGERDYAQV, from the coding sequence ATGATGAAAGAGAAGCTGGAAAATGTGGAGGAAAGGATTCGCGCGGCCTGCGAACGGGCGGGAAGAAACCGCAGCGAGGTGACGCTCATCGCAGTGAGCAAGACAAAGCCTGTGGAGACGCTCAGAGAAGCTTACGGCCTGGGGGTCCGTGTGTTTGGGGAGAATAAAGTCCAGGAGCTTGTCGATAAATATGGCGCGCTGCCGGAAGATATACACTGGCATATGATCGGACATCTGCAGCGCAACAAGGTAAAATATATCATTGATAAAGCAGAACTCATACATTCTGTTGATTCTTTGAGACTTGCAGAAACAATTGAAAAAGAAGCAGAAAAACATAATATTACGGCGAATATCTTGATCGAAGTCAATGTTGCCAGAGAAGAGAGTAAATTTGGCGTAATGCCCGAGGAATTAGATGAAATTGTAGAGAAAATTGCAGGATTCAATCATCTCAACGTAAAGGGCCTTATGACAATCGCTCCATACGTCGAAAATCCTGAGGAAAACCGGGCTGTTTTCGCTCGTCTGCGCAAATTATCTGTTGACATTGCCAGTAAAAACGTTGATAATATGAATATGAGTATACTTTCCATGGGTATGACCAATGACTACGAAGTTGCGGTCGAAGAAGGGGCTACCATGGTGCGAGTGGGAACCGGTATATTCGGTGAGCGTGATTACGCTCAAGTATAA
- a CDS encoding cell division protein SepF, whose amino-acid sequence MGVLDKFLDIMKLSDDDDYDDDDFFDDDYDDDDYEEKPKRSFFRKEKDYDDEEEDDYELPARTSSKSSRSNNKVTPMRQPARRSGVSMEVCVIKPTSVDDAREITETLLSGRTVILNLEGLDLEVAQRIIDFTSGATFAINGNLQKISNYIFLVTPTNVDISGDLQDLLNTSFDASSMRSRF is encoded by the coding sequence ATGGGAGTATTAGATAAGTTCCTGGATATCATGAAGCTGAGTGATGACGACGATTACGATGACGATGATTTCTTCGACGACGACTACGATGATGACGATTACGAAGAGAAGCCTAAGAGAAGTTTCTTCCGGAAAGAAAAGGACTACGACGATGAAGAAGAGGATGATTACGAACTTCCGGCCAGAACATCTTCCAAATCTTCCCGTTCAAATAATAAAGTAACACCGATGCGCCAGCCTGCAAGGAGAAGCGGGGTGAGCATGGAAGTATGTGTTATCAAGCCTACTTCTGTCGATGATGCAAGGGAGATCACGGAGACCCTGCTGTCAGGCAGAACTGTCATTCTGAATCTGGAGGGGTTGGATCTGGAAGTGGCACAGAGGATCATTGACTTCACATCAGGCGCTACCTTTGCGATCAACGGCAATCTTCAGAAAATATCAAACTACATATTCCTCGTAACACCTACTAACGTAGATATATCCGGAGACCTTCAGGATCTGCTGAACACATCTTTTGATGCGTCGTCTATGAGGTCGAGGTTTTAG
- a CDS encoding RNA-binding protein has translation MNKEEQLLQKRLAELSDLAFTRGIVTFSDFLNLNELNILHTTPKHMFPAHYETYGGYDLSERQMVAFLPDALYYEYTYPLSVIEVAPVSRKFAEELTHRDYLGALMNLGIERSKLGDIIAGSFGAFLFVKEELAAYITGELTRIRHTAVQAVQRPAAEFTYEPKYEEMKGTVPSVRLDTVLSVAWPLSRSKLTAYIEGGKVFVNGKLITSNGYHLKESDRISVRGMGRLTYEGILSQTKKGRYMISVHKYI, from the coding sequence ATGAATAAGGAAGAGCAGTTATTACAGAAAAGGCTGGCTGAGTTGTCTGACCTGGCCTTTACACGCGGTATCGTTACATTTTCGGATTTTCTTAATTTAAATGAACTGAATATACTGCATACAACGCCAAAGCATATGTTTCCCGCGCATTACGAGACATATGGCGGCTATGATCTATCAGAGCGTCAGATGGTTGCATTTCTACCTGATGCTCTTTATTATGAGTACACGTATCCGCTGAGCGTCATAGAGGTGGCGCCGGTCAGCCGGAAATTTGCCGAGGAACTGACGCACCGTGATTATCTCGGCGCGCTTATGAACCTTGGGATCGAACGTTCCAAGCTGGGAGATATCATAGCCGGCAGTTTTGGCGCCTTTCTGTTTGTAAAAGAAGAACTGGCGGCGTATATCACAGGAGAGCTGACACGGATCCGGCATACGGCCGTTCAGGCAGTACAGCGCCCGGCGGCAGAATTTACCTATGAGCCGAAATATGAAGAGATGAAGGGAACCGTTCCTTCCGTCCGGCTGGACACGGTGCTTTCAGTTGCGTGGCCGCTGTCCAGGAGCAAGCTGACGGCTTATATTGAAGGCGGGAAAGTATTTGTAAACGGAAAGCTGATCACGAGCAATGGTTATCATCTGAAAGAATCTGACCGTATATCTGTCCGCGGAATGGGGAGGCTTACTTATGAAGGAATCCTTTCTCAGACAAAAAAAGGGCGGTATATGATATCTGTTCACAAATATATATAG
- the lspA gene encoding signal peptidase II, whose amino-acid sequence MDNNNMKEENRIKHYAAAVTAAAAGVLIDQLTKYMAIAKLKGQEPFVLLKDIFQFEYLENRGAAFGLFQNQRIFFFISVAVICAVVIWFYMKVPMERRFLPLRICAVMIVAGAFGNCIDRVRLNYVVDFFYFKLIDFPIFNVADIYVTVSTFALVILLFFYYKEEDFERIFHRRK is encoded by the coding sequence ATGGACAATAACAATATGAAAGAGGAAAACAGAATAAAGCATTATGCGGCTGCTGTCACAGCGGCTGCAGCCGGGGTACTCATTGACCAGCTCACAAAATATATGGCGATCGCAAAGCTTAAGGGGCAGGAGCCTTTCGTACTTCTAAAAGATATCTTTCAGTTTGAATATCTGGAAAACAGGGGAGCAGCTTTTGGACTGTTTCAGAACCAGCGTATTTTCTTTTTTATCAGTGTGGCCGTCATCTGTGCGGTCGTTATATGGTTTTATATGAAAGTTCCGATGGAGCGCAGGTTTCTTCCGCTTCGTATCTGTGCCGTGATGATAGTGGCGGGTGCGTTCGGCAACTGTATTGACAGAGTAAGGCTCAATTATGTGGTGGATTTCTTTTATTTTAAACTGATCGATTTCCCTATATTTAACGTGGCCGACATCTATGTGACAGTATCCACGTTTGCGTTGGTGATACTCCTGTTCTTTTATTATAAGGAGGAAGATTTTGAGCGAATTTTTCACCGTAGAAAATGA
- a CDS encoding RluA family pseudouridine synthase has product MSEFFTVENEEGERIDRYLAEMLSDRSRSYIQKLIKDSHILVNNKPVKANYRLSCGDMLEVTIPSAKEPDILPEDIPLHILYEDADIIIVNKPKQMVVHPAPGHYSGTLVNALMFHCGRELSGINGMMRPGIVHRIDMDTTGSLIVCKNDMAHQALSEQLKKHSIRRIYEAVVHGGFKEEEGTVSAPIGRHPTDRKRMSTHAKNAREAVTHYKVLERFGEYSYIQCELETGRTHQIRVHMSSIGHPIVGDMVYGPRRCPFPGLQGQTLHAKTLGIIHPRTGEYLEVEAPLPQYFVELLEKLRDI; this is encoded by the coding sequence TTGAGCGAATTTTTCACCGTAGAAAATGAGGAAGGAGAACGGATCGACCGCTATCTTGCGGAAATGCTTTCTGACCGGTCCCGTTCCTATATCCAGAAGCTGATCAAAGACAGTCATATCTTAGTGAACAACAAGCCTGTAAAAGCCAATTACAGGCTTTCCTGCGGTGATATGCTGGAAGTTACGATACCGTCCGCAAAAGAGCCGGATATTCTGCCGGAGGACATACCGCTTCATATCCTTTATGAGGATGCGGATATTATCATCGTCAACAAACCGAAGCAGATGGTCGTACATCCGGCTCCCGGCCATTATTCAGGGACACTCGTCAACGCGCTTATGTTCCACTGCGGCCGGGAACTGTCCGGCATCAACGGCATGATGCGGCCCGGGATCGTACACAGGATAGATATGGATACGACGGGGTCTCTCATTGTATGCAAAAATGACATGGCACATCAGGCTTTGTCGGAACAGCTGAAAAAGCACAGTATACGCCGTATATATGAAGCGGTCGTACACGGTGGTTTTAAAGAGGAAGAGGGGACGGTCAGCGCGCCCATCGGAAGACATCCCACAGACAGAAAAAGGATGAGCACCCATGCAAAAAACGCAAGAGAGGCGGTCACGCACTATAAAGTGCTGGAACGGTTCGGAGAATATAGTTATATACAGTGCGAACTGGAGACAGGCCGCACACACCAGATCCGTGTTCATATGTCCAGCATCGGCCATCCGATCGTCGGTGATATGGTATACGGCCCGCGAAGATGTCCTTTTCCCGGTCTTCAGGGACAGACACTGCATGCAAAGACGCTCGGGATCATACATCCGCGCACGGGTGAATATCTGGAGGTGGAAGCGCCGCTCCCACAATATTTTGTGGAATTGTTAGAGAAACTAAGGGATATTTAG